The following coding sequences are from one Xiphophorus couchianus chromosome 7, X_couchianus-1.0, whole genome shotgun sequence window:
- the nup35 gene encoding nucleoporin NUP35: protein MELQVGSEPMTLGSPTSPKPTSGAQFLPGFLMGDLPAPATPQPRPFSLTSPLAESLSASRGSASSGGGSAPQPVVPTPKDKSGAPPVRSIYDDLVTMGTPLSALKQSFPVMQSPLSARQASTPGSVFQQGCLSPAQVDPFYSQGESLSSDDQLDQTWVTVFGFPPASASYILLQFAQYGNILKHTMASPGNWMHLQYQSRLQARKALSKDGKVFGDSIMVGVKPCIDKSVMGSSEAVSPPLSVSSSALPSTPRSAIRPLSASYRSSGSDYQVVTDRQTPRKDDSFVSKAMEYMFGW, encoded by the exons gagTTACAAG TGGGCTCTGAACCGATGACTCTGGGTTCTCCCACCTCGCCAAAGCCGACCTCCGGAGCTCAGTTTCTCCCCGGTTTCCTCATGGGTGACCTGCCGGCACCGGCCACCCCACAGCCCCGCCCTTTCAGCCTGACCTCGCCCCTCGCAGAGAGCCTGAGTGCAAGTCGAG GAAGCGCCAGTAGTGGAGGAGGTTCGGCCCCGCAGCCCGTCGTCCCCACGCCAAAAGATAAGAGCGGAGCTCCCCCTGTCCGCAGCATCTACGACGACCTGGTCACCATGGGAACGCCGCTCAGTGCACTCAAGCAG TCTTTTCCAGTCATGCAGTCTCCCCTCTCAGCACGCCAGGCCTCCACTCCAGGATCAG TGTTCCAGCAGGGGTGCCTTTCTCCGGCGCAGGTGGATCCTTTCTACAGTCAGGGGGAGTCTCTGTCATCTGACGACCAGCTGGACCAGACCTGGGTCACGGTCTTTGG TTTCCCTCCAGCCTCAGCGTCCTACATCCTGCTGCAGTTCGCTCAGTATGGAAACATTCTCAAACACACG ATGGCGTCTCCTGGGAACTGGATGCACCTCCAGTACCAGTCCAGACTGCAGGCCAGGAAAGCCCTGTCCAAAGACGGGAAGGTGTTCGGAGATTCCATCATGGTGGGAGTTAAGCCCTGTATAGACAAG AGTGTGATGGGGAGCAGTGAAGCCGTCTCTCCGCccctctccgtctcctcctctgctctcccCTCCACCCCTCGGTCCGCCATCCGGCCCCTCAGCGCTTCCTACAGGAGCTCCGGCAGCGACTACCAG GTGGTGACGGACAGACAGACGCCCAGGAAGGACGACAGCTTTGTTTCCAAAGCAATGGAGTACATGTTTGGCTGGTGA